From a single Miscanthus floridulus cultivar M001 chromosome 8, ASM1932011v1, whole genome shotgun sequence genomic region:
- the LOC136470023 gene encoding glutathione S-transferase T3-like, whose protein sequence is MPQGSSWMLPPSVSSQPVAENDDESEVQAWGPNIYPPGGFMSFMNSTASPRGLVSNGSKSQAINLADDEDDGKCGRTEKRMLWTKKEDLRLVSAWLKSSNDPIQSNYRKNDQYWKSVADIYNSTTPKDRARQVKQIKDHFLRIKKRVQWFCGSWKEANALWASGESDADIEAKAMKSYEEEHKKDGPFTFKHCWEVLRKEPKWEAYLERLEDLEPDKRKLCEEE, encoded by the exons ATGCCTCAAGGCTCGTCGTGGATGCTACCTCCCTCCGTATCTTCTCAGCCTGTGGCTGAGAACGATGATGAATCTGAAGTGCAGGCATG GGGACCAAATATTTATCCTCCTGGTGGTTTCATGAGTTTTATGAATAGCACAGCAAGCCCTAGAGGCTTAGTGAGCAATGGGAGTAAATCGCAAGCAATCAAtcttgctgatgatgaagatgatggcaagtgtGGTAGGACTGAAAAACGCATGCTATGGACAAAAAAGGAGGATCTGAGATTG GTTAGTGCTTGGTTAAAAAGTTCAAATGATCCTATCCAGTCCAACTACAGGAAAAATGATCAATATTGGAAAAGTGTTGCTGATATCTACAACAGCACCACCCCAAAAGACCGAGCAAGGCAAGTCAAGCAAATTAAAGATCACTTTCTAAGAATTAAGAAAAGGGTTCAATGGTTTTGTGGTAGCTGGAAAGAGGCCAACGCTCTATGGGCTAGTGGTGAATCGGATGCAGATATTGAGGCTAAGGCAATGAAATCTTATGAAGAAGAGCACAAAAAAGATGGCCCATTTACGTTTAAGCATTGCTGGGAGGTTCTTCGAAAGGAACCAAAATGGGAAGCCTATTTGGAACGCCTAGAAGACCTCGAGCCGGACAAAAGAAAGTTATGTGAAGAGGAATGA